CACGGTAAAAAAATAAGGGATTATGGATATAATGTCAATGATGTTCATGAGGTTGTTGAAAAAATCCCTTTTGCTAGGACAGACCAGAAATCTCACACACAGCTCAAAGAAGAACCAAGCAATGCAGGCAGTCTCAATAACGAAGAAGGGATCGGAGAAAGTTGTGGGCTTTGCACCAGATGGAGCCACAGAACTGTGAATTATAGATTGGTTGAAAGGTTGGATCGCTGTGGGCACAATTGGGTCAGAGTCATCTCTGAATTCTGGCAGCGTTTCCATGCAGAAAATAATTATAGatatgacaataacaaaaaccgACACCAGTGCTACAGCTCTGGCTGCATTTGAGCTCTCCGGGTACTCAAACAGCAGCCAGAATTGCCTAAACACGTCATTATTAGGTAGAGGGATATCAACATCCTTTATGAATCCTTCATCTTCTCTGAACTGCTCCAAGGCCTCGCTTCCGAGCTCATAGAACACAATTTCATCTGCAAACACATCCAGGGGAACGTTAGCCGGACGTCTGATCTTACCCCCCGACTGGTAATAATACAAGATGCCGTCAAAGCTTGGTCGGTTCCGATCGAAAAAGTACTCATTCCTCATTGGATCAAAGTAGTCCGTCCTCTTTAAGGGATGACCTAGCAGCGTCTCAGGAAACTGATCCAAAGTTTTGAGCTGTGTCTCAAAACGAAGACCGGCGATGTTAATAATGACTTTCTGGTCTCCGTCATCCAGCCCTTGTTTATCTACAAACAGATCCTCGCAGCACTCTTTTGCAAGCCGGCTAAAGATCGTCTCACTCTCCTTCGTGCCCTCACTGTTCAACAGCAATTTCCAGTTCGAGATCATACTGGCGCAGCTACTGTGCCCTTGTGTACTTGAAGTTGGCATGTTTTGGGACTGTGGTACTCCAAGTGTTTTTGCGTCTGGAATGGGCAAAGATGAGGAGGATTCCCAAATGCAGGAGGGCACAGGTTTAGAGGAAAGCTGTGAGGCTGGCATAAGGTAGTTGCTGCCAGGGCTGCTGTGCTCTGGAGTCATGTCCACTGTGAGAGCTGTTGTCTCATCAGCGTAGGTGTCCATCTCATCTTCAAAGCTGCCATCGAGGTTATCTAGGCTCTCAAAGTCTACCAGGGTCACATCCATGGCTGCAGGTCAGCCAGTGCAAAGCATTGGTGCCCCAGGGTAATACAAtctccaaacaaacacaaacacggaTGGACAGATGGGAGGCTCAGTCACCAGAATCAGCAGCAGGGTACCAGAGCTCTTTAGCAAAGCACTTACAGTAACAGGTAAAAGTGAAAGTGCCCTCTATTTCTTATTCCCTCCAACACCTgtagagtgagagacagagaaagagagtcaGTGTGTCTCTGTCAATGGTAATTGTTTGTTCTGTGTTAATTGTTATCAGGTGACAGGTATATGACATTGGAGAGCAGATGTTCTATCATGACTCCTTGTTTCTTAGATACCCACCTTTCTGgaaaccagcagagagagaaaggtgagggggtgagggagaTACAGAAATAtgggaagaaaaaggaggaagagggtgaGCGAGATTGAAGatggaaagaaaggaagaaaatggAGAGTATAAAATAATCAGTCtttattttggggaaattaaatCCCAAAGAcaaacttggggttaggtgtcttgctcaaggacacctcggcatattgccggtagaggggtttgaaccaccaaccttttcCACAGTTATGGAAAGACTACTGTTTTGTGGAAGCACTGTGATGAGTCATGTAACTGTGAAACGTTAAAACGATAAACAAGACTATCTAATGGAAGGCTTATTAGTTACATGCTTGAATATCTCTTTGTCAAATTGTTGGCATAAATTTAGGATATCTAAATTCTGCCCAAAATATGAAACTACTGCAGCTGCACCTGCTCAAAGGGAATCAAGGTACGCTACCTGTAATGACCCCATTGCAGGCTGTAGAAGGAGAGAGCATGGCAGGGAAACTGGGGCTGCGTATACCTTAGTGCATAATTAACTGTCTGTACAGTGATAGCACGGGCCAAGCTTCCCCCAGACACCAAGGGTCACATTTATACCGCATTAAGACACATTATTTCTTCTAGAAATCCACTCTGCTCCTTATTTGTGCCATGCATGTGTATCTGGATTCAAGTTTACCAGAGCTAGTGTGACTTTTCATCAGCATGAAGATGACATTTAATAGTAAGCTGCTTTTTGAGTTGTGCATCAATTAGTGTGAATGCATTTGTTTGAATGTGcatcgctgtgtgtgtgtgtgtgtgtgtgtgtgtgtgtgtgtgtgtgtgtgtgtgtgtgtgtgtgtgtgtgtgtgtgtgtgtgtgtgtgtgtgtgtgtgtagtgcatGTACTATacatgtgtgattgtgtgtgacCGAATGCTGAGGCTTCATGCAGATGTTTAATTAAAGACTCTGGAGATGAGTCACCATCTAAAACCAGATCCATTAATAGCAATATTTctgggaaagagaaagagggagggagggcgggagggagagagagagagagagagacagagatagtgAGATGGGCCGGCTGAGTGGTAGAGGACCATGACATGAAAATTGTTGGGAAGACAGATGTGGGTGGAAGGACTGGGCGGGTCGGGGACAGAATgcaagagaaggaaaggaaagtgaCAATGAGAGAGAATGGGAGTTGATAGGTGGGTGGATAGACAGGATGATGAGAGAGCAACCCTGACAAGGAAAGAGGGGCAGTTTATCAAGAGCAGAGGAAACAAATGACAATGAGGggtaaaagacacaaaaaccaTTATGGATTGTGCACACAGGAAGAGGGATCACTCAAAACGAGTAAACGAGTAAAGATGTCCAGTAGGATTGCAGCTatgatcaaataaaatgatgattataatatgatgccatttaaaagttaaatctaATCaactccctcctcccctcttaaACCAAAAGCAGAACTTTCTCATGATCCAAAGATAGAAGGTGCAGAAGAAGACACTTGCTCCTGGATCAATACTTGGAAATTAGCTAATGATATTGTGCCATTTAACCAATTCCTAATGTTTTTCCAATAATTCAATATCCTGTCAATGTGTAACTGTGCTCAGTGTTACAGAGAGAACTCCCGACCCTTGTCTGTCTCAGAAAGCAATTGCTCTGACTCACCAAAATGACAAATGGTTTCCAAAACAGATCAAGAGTTTGCACTGATTCAGGTATTTAGCTTTAATTACAATTGTGCCGCAGCTCTTTTGAAAGTCCTATGCTTAGGTTAAAAATATGCCTTCTCTTAAAGACAGAGTGAAATCTGACTCAAGACGATGTGAAATGTGATAAAAGCTGCAACTGACATGCTGCTcccttttcttttaaaggaaGAAAGAGGGTAATGGTAAATAAACTGCCCAAAACAAGCTCATAGACAGAATAACAAGCAAGCAGCAAGCAGCTTACCTTCCTTAGCAAGAAGTCTACTGACCATGTGTATACTTTAGGctgtaaaaaagcaaaaacgGGAGAGTTCTGCcactgctgcagctttctgcTTCCTCCTCAATTGACATCAGAATGGCTGATCTATAACAGCCTACATTGGGTAACCTTATGCTGGAGTAGTAACTAGAGCTGTGGCAAAGGccacatgcaagcacacacaatacacatgcaaacaagcATACTCACAGGTCACAGAATAACAAAGAAGGAAGCAGAAATAAATCTGTCAATATTGTGCCATTGATATTTTTGTGTGGgtgtctctgtttttgtgtatgtgtatcta
The sequence above is a segment of the Anoplopoma fimbria isolate UVic2021 breed Golden Eagle Sablefish chromosome 12, Afim_UVic_2022, whole genome shotgun sequence genome. Coding sequences within it:
- the kcna10a gene encoding potassium voltage-gated channel subfamily A member 10, which gives rise to MDVTLVDFESLDNLDGSFEDEMDTYADETTALTVDMTPEHSSPGSNYLMPASQLSSKPVPSCIWESSSSLPIPDAKTLGVPQSQNMPTSSTQGHSSCASMISNWKLLLNSEGTKESETIFSRLAKECCEDLFVDKQGLDDGDQKVIINIAGLRFETQLKTLDQFPETLLGHPLKRTDYFDPMRNEYFFDRNRPSFDGILYYYQSGGKIRRPANVPLDVFADEIVFYELGSEALEQFREDEGFIKDVDIPLPNNDVFRQFWLLFEYPESSNAARAVALVSVFVIVISIIIFCMETLPEFRDDSDPIVPTAIQPFNQSIIHSSVAPSGAKPTTFSDPFFVIETACIAWFFFELCVRFLVCPSKRDFFNNLMNIIDIISIIPYFFTVITELITTPQESSGQNMSLAILRIIRLVRVFRIFKLSRHSKGLQILGQTLKASMRELGLLIFFLFIGVILFSSAIYFAEVDEPNTQFVSIPDGFWWAVVTMTTVGYGDMCPITMGGKMVGTLCAIAGVLTIALPVPVIVSNFNYFYHRETAAEEKLPLTDAVEEAMKAESGTNEGSTISLNKTNGI